The Monomorium pharaonis isolate MP-MQ-018 chromosome 5, ASM1337386v2, whole genome shotgun sequence genome includes a window with the following:
- the LOC105838994 gene encoding ADP-ribosylation factor-like protein 4C isoform X2 gives MGAGMGRSGTSGGLLEALPTGTPLHVAMLGLDSAGKTTALYRLKFDQYLNTVPTIGFNCERIRGGIGKAKGVNFLVWDVGGQEKLRPLWKSYTRCTDGIIFVVDSCDTERLEEAKMELTRTARSPDNAGVPILILANKQDLPEF, from the exons ATGGGCGCTGGGATGGGTAGGAGCGGCACGAGTGGCGGTCTACTTGAGGCACTTCCTACGGGAACTCCGCTTCACGTGGCTATGCTAGGTCTTGATAGTGCCGGGAAGACAACCGCTCTGTATAGACTCAAATTTGATCAGTATCTCAATACTGTACCGACCATTGGCTTCAACTGCGAGAGAATTCGCGGCGGCATTGGGAAAGCTAAAG GTGTTAATTTTCTTGTATGGGACGTCGGTGGACAAGAAAAGCTACGGCCATTGTGGAAATCTTACACAAGATGTACCGATGGTATCATTTTTGTTGTTGATTCCTGCGACACTGAGCGTCTCGAAGAAGCAAAAATGGAGCTTACTAGGACGGCAAGAAGTCCGGATAATGCGGGTGTGCCGATTCTAATTCTTGCCAATAAACAAGATTTACCTG